A window of the Janthinobacterium agaricidamnosum NBRC 102515 = DSM 9628 genome harbors these coding sequences:
- a CDS encoding 3-(methylthio)propionyl-CoA ligase produces the protein MPSYPMSPVMGQMMNQPLLISSIIEFASRHYGASEIVSRRIEGDLHRYTYRACHQRARRLANALHGLGVAIGDRVATLAWNGYRHLEAYYAVSGSGAVLHTINPRLHPEQIAYITGHAEDRCLLFDLTFLPAVEGMASQCRTVQHYVLMCDRDRMPQHSAIPNLLCYEDLIDSHSDDYQWPLFDENSAATLCYTSGTTGNPKGALYSHRSTVLHAYGSAVPNALNVSAIDTVLPVVPMFHVNAWGLPYSVPLSGAKLVFPGAALDGKSLFELFESEQVTFSAGVPTVWLGLINYALQNQLKFSSFRRTVIGGAACPPSMMDTLMDQFGIEVVHGWGMTEMSPLGTTGGLQARHLTLPKDEQRKILHKQGHAIYGVDLKIVDDDGKELPWDGTSYGHLLVKGPWIIASYFKDEGGDVLQDGWFPTGDVATIDADGYMQITDRSKDVIKSGGEWIGTIDLENLAMAHPAVLQAACIGLPHPKWDERPLLLVVKRPGMDVSREELLQFFDGKVAKWWIPDDVVFIDSLPMGATGKVQKNKLREQFKEYCLPAA, from the coding sequence ATGCCGTCTTACCCTATGAGTCCCGTGATGGGGCAAATGATGAATCAGCCGCTGCTGATTTCCAGCATCATCGAGTTTGCGTCACGCCATTATGGCGCCAGCGAAATCGTTTCCCGCAGGATCGAAGGCGATCTGCACCGCTACACTTACCGCGCATGCCACCAGCGCGCACGGCGCCTGGCGAATGCCTTGCATGGCCTGGGCGTGGCCATCGGCGACCGCGTCGCGACGCTGGCCTGGAATGGCTACCGGCACCTGGAAGCGTATTACGCGGTGTCCGGCTCCGGCGCGGTCTTGCACACGATCAATCCCCGCCTGCATCCCGAGCAAATCGCCTACATTACCGGCCATGCTGAAGATAGATGCCTGTTGTTCGACCTGACCTTCCTGCCGGCGGTGGAAGGCATGGCGTCGCAATGCAGGACGGTGCAGCATTACGTGCTGATGTGCGACCGCGACCGCATGCCGCAACACAGCGCCATCCCCAATCTGCTGTGTTATGAAGACTTGATCGACAGCCATTCCGACGATTACCAGTGGCCGCTGTTCGATGAAAATTCGGCCGCCACGCTGTGTTACACGTCTGGCACCACCGGCAACCCGAAAGGCGCGCTGTATTCGCACCGCTCGACGGTGCTGCACGCCTATGGTTCGGCGGTGCCGAATGCGCTGAATGTGTCGGCGATCGATACCGTGCTGCCGGTAGTACCGATGTTCCACGTGAATGCCTGGGGCTTGCCGTATTCGGTGCCGCTGTCCGGCGCCAAGCTGGTGTTCCCGGGCGCCGCGCTGGACGGCAAGTCGCTGTTCGAACTGTTTGAAAGCGAGCAAGTGACGTTCTCGGCCGGCGTGCCGACGGTCTGGCTGGGGCTGATCAATTACGCGCTGCAAAACCAGCTGAAATTCTCCAGCTTCCGGCGCACCGTGATCGGCGGCGCCGCGTGTCCGCCATCGATGATGGATACCTTGATGGACCAGTTCGGCATCGAAGTGGTGCATGGCTGGGGCATGACGGAAATGTCGCCGCTGGGCACCACCGGCGGCTTGCAGGCGCGCCATTTGACGCTGCCGAAAGACGAACAGCGCAAGATCTTGCACAAGCAAGGCCACGCGATTTATGGCGTCGACCTGAAAATCGTCGACGACGATGGCAAGGAGTTGCCGTGGGATGGCACGAGCTACGGCCATTTGCTGGTCAAGGGACCGTGGATCATTGCATCGTACTTCAAGGACGAGGGCGGCGACGTGCTGCAAGACGGCTGGTTTCCGACCGGCGACGTGGCCACCATCGACGCCGACGGCTATATGCAAATCACCGACCGCAGCAAGGACGTGATCAAGTCCGGCGGCGAGTGGATCGGCACCATCGACCTGGAAAACCTGGCGATGGCGCATCCGGCCGTGCTGCAGGCGGCGTGCATCGGGCTGCCCCATCCGAAATGGGATGAGCGGCCGCTGCTGCTGGTGGTCAAGCGGCCCGGCATGGATGTGTCCAGGGAAGAACTCTTGCAATTTTTCGATGGCAAGGTGGCGAAATGGTGGATACCGGATGACGTGGTGTTCATCGACAGCTTGCCGATGGGGGCCACCGGAAAGGTCCAAAAGAATAAATTGCGCGAGCAGTTCAAGGAGTATTGTTTGCCGGCAGCATAG